ATGATTTAAATGAAGATGTTAAAAACGCTTATTACAATTTATTTGAAACTTTAAAATCAAATGGCTTTGAAGTTAAAGAAGTTGAATTTAAACAAGAATTATTAGATTCATTATCAGCTATATATAAAATGATTTCATTTAGTGAATCTGTTTCAACTAATGCAAACTTAGATGGAATTAAATTTGGTCGAAGATCAACTGGTACTGATTATGTTGAAATAATAACAAATTCAAGAACTGAAGGATTTGGTGAAGAAGTTAAGCAAAGATTTCTTGTAGGAGCATTAAATTTAAATAAAGAAAATCAAACAATTTATTTAAATAAAGCAAAACAAGTTAGAAGACTAATTGTTGAAGAATTGAATAAAGTGTTTAAAGAAGTAGACATTCTGATAATTCCCCCAACAGATAAAGTAGCGCCATTGATTGAAGAAACAAAAATTAAATCAACACCAGAAAAAGAATACTTAAACGACATTCTTACTTTAGCTAACTTCAATGGTTCACCATCAATTACTATTCCGTTTTTAAAGGAAGGAAAACTTGGAATTGGTATTAATATAAATGCAAAACCAAAAGAAGATCTTTTATGTTTACAAGCTGCAAAAATGCTTGAAGATATAATTGGTATTAAAAATGAAATAGTGGAGGATTAAGATGAAAAATTTTGAAATAATTATCGGGATTGAAAATCATGTTGAATTAAAAACCAAAACTAAGATGTTTTCATCAGCTCCAGTGAGTTATGGTGAAACTCCAAATACAAATGTAAATGAAACTGATATGGCTTATCCTGGAAGTTTACCAACAATTAACAAAAAAGGAATTGAATTAGCAATTAGAGCATGTAGTGCTTTAAAAATGGAAATAGATACTTTAGTAAAATTTGATCGTAAAAATTACTTTTACCCAGATTTAACTAAAGGTTATCAAATTACCCAACAATATAATCCAATTGGGAAAAATGGTAAATTGATCATTAATGTTAATGGAGTTGAAAAAGAAGTTGATATTGAAAGACTACACATGGAAGAAGATACAGCTAAACAAATTCATAAAGATGATTTAACATTTATTGACTACAATAGAGCAGGAACAGGTTTAGTGGAAATTGTTACAAGACCAGTTTTGAGAAGTGCTGATGAAGCATGTGCTTATGTTGAAAAATTGAGAGAAGTATTATTATTCTTAAAAGTCAGTGACGTTAAAATGAATGAAGGAAGTTTAAGAACAGATGTTAATATTTCTATTAGACCATTTGGAACTGAAGAATTCTCAAACAAAGTAGAAGTTAAAAACTTGAACTCAATTTCTAACATTAAAAGAGCTATTGAATTTGAAGTTGAACGTCAAACTAAAATGATGTTGAACAATCAACCTATTATTCAAGAAACACGTAGATTTGATGATTCAACAAACTCAACAGTTTCTATGCGTAGTAAATCTGATGCGTTAGATTACAAATATTTTAGAGAACCAAACATTATGCCAATTCAATTAGATGAAAATTGAGTAGATGAATGTATTAAAAATTCTCCTGAATTAGCTGATATTAAAAGAGTTAAGTATACTAACGAATATAAATTATCTAGCAATGATGCAAATATTATATTAACAAGTATTGAAATGACTGAATTTTTTGAAGAAGCAATTAAACATACTAATAACTATACTAAAGTAGCAAATATTTTAATTAGTGATATTCAAGCGCAATTAAATAATGAAAATACATCAATTGATAAAATGGCATTATCACCAGTTTACTTAGCTGAAATGATTAATTTAGTTGATCAATCTGTTATATCATCAAAACATACAAAAACAATCTTACCTATTATTATGAAAGATTCATCAAAATCTGTAATGACAATTGTTGAAGAACTAAATATTAAAATGATTAGTGATGAAAATGAAATAACAAATTTAGTAAATCCTATTATTGAAAGTAATATCGAATTACTTGAACAATATAATGAAAGACCAGAAAGAGTTACAAAAACTATTATGGGTCAATTAATGAAAGTAACTGGTGGAAACGTTAATCCAGAAGCTGGAATGAATATAATTGTTAAATTGGTTGAATCTAAATTAAATTAAAAAAAATGAAGCGCGAGCTTCATTTTTATTTTTGAAATTATTTTCTAACAACAGGTCCAGTTAAAACTAAGAAGCCCAAGATAATTACAACATAGAATCCTATAATTGATCCAACTGCAACTTTAACTCCATCAGCACTTAATAATGTGATGTTACCAGCAATTAATAAAATAACTGATATTAATGCAAGTCCAATTGAAGCTGAGTTAAATAATCTAGCAAAAGCATCGATTCCTAAGATTCCTAAGATTAATCTAATAACCACAGGTACAATAGCAATACATGCTAATGCTAAAGCAGCTGAAATCATGCTGTTTACACTTTTGTGTAACTCTTCTAATCCTTCGGCACCATATTTAATAACTGATCCACCTTGTTTAGCTCCTAAACCAATTCCAAAGATTGTTGCAATAACTAAAATTGCAAAAGCAGCTGCAGCAATAACTGAAATTAAAGATCATAAATTCTTTTTAGCTCATTCTTTCATAATTTTTTCCTCCTTGCATAAAATTATAAATGATAAATTTTAAATTTGCATATAAAAAAGATAGCAAAATACTATCATGTTATTATTATTTTTTTAATGATTTCTTATTTTTTTCCAATTTTAGAACATCAACGGTTTCATTGACATTATCGTCAAATATAATTGAATCAAACAGATCGTCTGCAGCAGTTGAATCAAACAAGTCATCATCTTTCTTTTTATCGTCAATAGACTTATTAACATTTTTATTATTATCGTTTTCCAATTCTTCAAAAATAACTAATTCATCATTAACATCTTTTTTGTCTTTAGCTCCACCTTGGATTTTCTCAGCTAGTTCATTAATAACTGTTGTTCTAGCAAAAACTACAACATCGTCTGCTTCTTTTAATTCAGTGTAATCATCAGGTAATAAAATTTTACCTTTGCGTCTTATTTGAATAATGTTAAAGTCTTTTGTTGTTGAAAGTCCTGCGGCTAAAATAGTTTTATTAAATATATTATGGTTTGTCACATTTAATGTTGTTGAAATAAAGTCTTCATCTATTGATTGAACGTCTACGTCCAAATCAATATTAAACATTGATCTAGCTGCAACTATATTACCAGCTAATGCATCTGGAAGAATAATCTGATTTTCACTCAAACCTAATGCTGTAAGAATTCTTTTGTGTTTTTCATCTCTGGCTCTGGCAATAACATTCTCACATTCTAAGTCAATTAAGTTTAAAACTGTCATTAATCCTGATTCAATGTTTGTTCCAACTCCAACAATAACAACATCATATGCTTTAATTCCATTTTTAGTCAACGCCATTTTGTTAGTTGAATCTAATACAACAACATCAACTCCATACTCGTATTCTGATAAATGCAAGTTTAATTTATCTTCATCATAATCAAAAACTGTAACTTGTTGTTTTTTGTCAACAAGCGTTTTTATTACAGATAAACTAAAATTTGAAACTCCAATAATTGCAATACTTTTTTTCTTTGCCATAATATACACCTTCTCTTGATACTTTAATAATTATACATTTGTAATAATTAAATTGTATAATAATTACTATGAATGGGGGTAATCAAATGACTAGTAAAAGAAAAAGGTCAGATAAACCTAATTGACTCAAAATGTCAAAAGACAACCAGCAAAAAAATAAGTTTGATCCCCAAAAAGCTTTTTTTAAACTTAAAACTTGATGACCATTATCTAAAGTATCAGGAAGAATATTTTTAATTTATTTATTTATAGTTTTATTTGGTGGATTTTTGCTATGTATTCCTGGAATAGTTGTAAATAACGACTTAAATGGTTATGACTTTAGATGAGATTATTTAACCGGAATATTTACAGCTTCAAGTGCGTTTAGTGATACTGGGATTAACATTATTGATCCTTCACATGATTACACATTTTGAGGTCAATTAATTTTACTTATCTTAATTGAAATGGGTGGGATTGGAGTTTTAACATTAAAAATTATTTTATTTATTGCCATCAATAAAAAAATTTCACTTAGTGATACTGTGGTTGCTCAATCAGAACGTGGAAATGATGTTAAGTCATCAACTATTGAGTTAATAAAAGATGGATTTATATTTTTAACATTTGTGCAATTAATTGCTGCAGGAGTTTTATTTTTCTTATTTTTCTTTTCAGAACCAGCAAGTGAATCATTAAATCAGGTTATTGGTGCTAATGGTACTCATTCAAACCCAAATTTAAATGTTGTTTCACCTTATCACAATTTTATGAAATCAATTTGATTTGCTATTTTTCACTCAACTAGTGCAATTAATAATGCTGGTTATGATTTATTATCAACAAATTCACTTCAACCTTATAATATTGAAGGTCATCAAGCGTATGCTATCCAAATAGTTTTTTTATTGGAATGAGTAATTGGTGGATTAGGTTATCCAACATTCCATGATATTAAAAGAAAATTAAAAGCTAGAAGAGTTGGACAAAAAGTTAGATTTAGTTTATTTACAAAGCTAAACTTCTGGGTTTATTCAATTTTATTTGTTGTAGGGCCTTTATTGGTTTTTGCAAGTGAATATTCAAATCAAGCGAACTCATTGATTTTTAATTACTATACATATGAAACAGATCCATTAACTCAAATGCCAATTAATGTTATTGTAACTCAAGCTAAACCAGGATATGCTGTAGCAATGGATATTATATTTAATACTACTGCTTGTAGAAACGCTGGATTTTCAACTGTTCCTATTAATGATTTTAATGCCTCATCAAAAACAATATTATCTTCATTAATGTTTATAGGTTCAGCGCCATCTTCAACAGCAGGAGGAATTCGAACTACAACATTTGCAATTATTATTCTTTCAACATGAGCAGTTATTAGAAATAAAAACTACACAAGTGCATTTAAAAAAGTCATTCCTGCTGAAACCGTAAGAAGAAGTTTTTCAGTATTCTTTATTTCTGTACTTATATTAACTATTGTAATTATATTAATTTACTTTGATTCAAACGCTTATTTAACACCCGGTGTTGAAAATGGAGTAGCAGGAGAACTTGTGCAAAATCAAGGTGATGCAAGCATAATTCAAATATTAACTTTGATAACTAGTGCTTATGGAACCGTCGGAATGAATCCTTTCACTCAACATCAAATGTATAACTTTGGTGTATTAACTAAGCTATTGATTATTTTATGTATGTTCTTAGGTCAATTAGGAATTTCAAATACATTATTAGCATTTATTAAACCATCAAGAAAAACAAACTTTAAATATTTAGAAGAAGACGTAACAATAGGATAGGTGATATTATGATTATTTTAGATGGAAAAAAAATAGCTTTAAAAAGAAAAAAAGAATTAGCATTAAGAATTTCAAAATATCAAAATCAAGGATTAAGAAAACCTAAATTAGTTGTTATTATGGTTGGCAATGATCCTGCTAGTGAAGTTTATGTTTCTCATAAAATTAAAGTTGCTAATGAAGTAGGGATTGATTCTCAACTTTTAAGATTTGAAAATAATATTAAAAAAGAAGATTTATATAACAAAATTAATGAACTAAATAAAGATGCAAGTATTGATGGAATATTATTACAATTACCTTTACCAATTGATTTTGTTGAAGAAGATTATTTACAAGCAATAACTCCATTAAAAGATGTTGATGGTTTTCATTATATAAATCAGGGAAAAATGTTACAAGGATATGACACTATTTATCCATGTACACCCTTAGGAATCATTAATTTATTGGAAGAATACAATATTAATATTAATAATAAAGATATTACTTTAATTGGAACAAGCAATATTGTAGGTAAACCTTTAGGAATGATGTTATTAAATAAACAAGCAACTGTAACAATGTGCAACAAAAATACAAAAGATATTAAAAAACACACAGTTGGTGCTGATATTATTATTAGCGCAACTGGAAAACAATTTATTATTACTGAAGATATGATCAAAAATGATGCTATTGTTATAGACGTAGGAATCATAAGAGATCCAATAACTAATAAGCTTGTTGGGGATGTTGATTTTGAAAAAGTTAAATTAAAAGCTAGTTACATAACTCCAGTTCCGGGTGGGGTTGGTCCAATGACAGTAATAACGTTAATGGAAAATACATTTGTTTTATACGAAAAACATATAAGTAAATAAACTAAACACTCAAAAAAGAGTGTTTTTTTGATATAAAATTAAAAAAAAATAAAAATTACAAAATTTTATTTACAACTTATTTTTTATATGATAATATTTTTATTGTCCCAAGGGATAACAAAATTAAATAAATAACCAATAATTTGTATTTGGCTTTTTAGCTCAGTTGGTAGAGCAACCGGCTGTTAACCGGTTTGTCACAGGTTCAAGTCCTGTAAAAGCCGCCATTACATTTGGCCTGTTGGTGAAGCGGTTAACACACACGGTTTTCATCCGTGGACACACGGGTTCGAACCCCGTACAGGCTACCATTTATTATTGGAGTGCTAGCTCAGTTGGGAGAGCTCCTGCCTTACAAGCAGGCGGTCAGCGGTTCGAGCCCGTTGCACTCCACCATTTTTTTTGTGCTGACTTAGCTCAGTTGGTAGAGCAACTGACTTGTAATCAGTAGGTCGGGGGTTCAAATCCTCTAGTCAGCACCATTGTCAATTTTGAATTAGCACCATTGGTGCTTTTATTTTATTAAAATTTTATTTTTATATTTAACATTGATTATTTAAAAAAATAATGATAATATTTTTATTGTCCAAAGTTAATGACTCGCTAGCTCAGTCGGTAGAGCAACTGGCTTTTAACCAGTGGGTCCGGAGTTCGAGCCTCCGGCGAGTCACCATCCTGCGGGATTGGCGGAATTGGCAGACGCACTAGACTTAGGATCTAGCGTCTTTGACGTAAGGGTTCGAGTCCCTTATCCCGCACCATAAGAAAACAAAACTAGTATACAAATATTGCTAGTTTTTTTATTTGAAAATATAGCTAAATTAACTTTTTAAAAATATTTTAATTAATTTAAAAAAAATATTGCATACAAAATAAAATTAGTGTATATTTATTATTGTGCCCTTAAAAAGGCATAAAAATGATCTTTGAAAACTAAATAGAACAACAATTGTACAATCCTGTAACAATTTCAAATTGAGTACAGAATAATATACAAAAAAATATAATAGTCAGAATCAAAACAATAATTTAAAATGAGAGTTTGATCCTGGCTCAGGATAAACGCTGGCGGCATGCCTAATACATGCAAGTCGAACGGAGGTGCTTGCACCTCAGTGGCGAACGGGTGAGTAACACGTATCTAATCTACCTTCTAGCGGGGGATAACTTTTGGAAACGAAAGGTAATACCGCATGTGGATGTTATTATCGCATGAGAAAACATTCAAAGATCCGTTTGGATCACTAGAAGATGAGGATGCGGCGTATTAGCTAGTAGGCGGGGTAAAGGCCCACCTAGGCGATGATACGTAGCCGAACTGAGAGGTTGATCGGCCACATTGGGACTGAGATACGGCCCAGACTCCTACGGGAGGCAGCAGTAGGGAATTTTTCACAATGGACGAAAGTCTGATGAAGCAATGCCGCGTGAGTGATGACGGCCTTCGGGTTGTAAAGCTCTGTTGTAAGGGAAGAAAACATAGGAGAGGAAATGCTCTTATCTTGACGGTACCTTACCAGAAAGCCACGGCTAACTATGTGCCAGCAGCCGCGGTAATACATAGGTGGCAAGCGTTATCCGGATTTATTGGGCGTATAGGGTGCGTAGGCGGTTTCGCAAGTTTGAGGTTAAAGCCCGGAGCTCAACTCCGGTTCGCCTTGAAAACTGCGGGACTAGAATATCAGAGAGGTAAGCGGAATTCCATGTGTAGCGGTAAAATGCGTAGATATATGGAAGAACACCAGTGGCGAAAGCGGCTTACTGGCTGATTATTGACGCTGAGGCACGAAAGCGTGGGGAGCAAATAGGATTAGATACCCTAGTAGTCCACGCCGTAAACGTTGAGTACTAAGTATTGGGGATTACCTCAGTGCTGCAGCTAACGCATTAAGTACTCCGCCTGAGTAGTATGCTCGCAAGAGTGAAACTCAAAGGAATTGACGGGGACCCGCACAAGTGGTGGAGCATGTGGTTTAATTCGAAGCAACACGAAGAACCTTACCAGGGCTTGACATACAGTGCAAAGCTACAGAGATGTAGTGGAGGTTAACATTGATACAGGTGGTGCATGGTTGTCGTCAGTTCGTGCCGTGAGGTGTTGGGTTAAGTCCCGCAACGAACGCAACCCTTGTCGTTAGTTACTAACATTAAGTTGAGGACTCTAACGAGACTGCTAGTGTAAGCTAGAGGAAGGTGGGGATGACGTCAAATCATCATGCCCCTTATGTCCTGGGCTACACACGTGCTACAATGGCCGATACAAAGAGTCGCAATCTCGCGAGGGGGAGCTAATCTCAAAAAGTCGGTCTCAGTTCGGATTGAAGTCTGCAACTCGACTTCATGAAGCCGGAATCACTAGTAATCGCGAATCAGCTATGTCGCGGTGAATACGTTCTCGGGTCTTGTACACACCGCCCGTCAAACCACGAGAGTTGGTAATACCAGAAGTACGTTTCCTAACCGTAAGGAAGGCGCGTCCCAAGGTAGGACTAGCGATTGGGGTTAAGTCGTAACAAGGTATCCGTACGGGAACGTGCGGATGGATCACCTCCTTTCTATGGAGATAAAAACAAAACAGATTGACTATTATATGTTCTATTTAGTTTTCAGGGATTATTTAAATATAATCTCTGAAAGAGAATTGTTCTTTGAAAACTGAATATTAGATGAAAAGCATTGTAAAAGATTAAAATAAATCAACAATTTTTAACAAATAAAAATAAATTTTTACTGAATCAATTATCAATTGCTTTAAGATTTTTTCTAAAAAATAGTAAGGGCACATGGTGAATGCCTTGGAAAATGGAGCCGAAGAAGGACGTGATTACCTGCGAAAAGCATCGGGGAGCTGGAAGTGAGCTTTGATCCGGTGATATCCGAATGGGGAAACCCAATACGATTAATCTCGTATTATCCATAAGTGAATACATAGCTTATGAGAAGGGAACCTTGGGAACTGAAACATCTTAGTACCAAGAGGAAAAGAAAATAAATAATGATTCTGTTAGTAGCGGCGAGCGAACGCGGAAGAGGCCAAACCAGTCTACGGGCTGGGGTTGTAGGACATCTTTTTAGAGTTACAAAATCAACATATAGTAGAAGCTACTGGGAAGTAGCGGCATAGAGGGTGATACCCCCGTATACGAAATGTGTTGATCTCTTAGATGGATCCTGAGTACGGCGAAACACGTGAAATTTTGTCGGAATCCGCCGAGACCACTCGGCAAGCCTAAATACTCCCATTTTACCGATAGTGAACCAGTACCGTGAGGGAAAGGTGAAAAGTACCCCGAGAGGGGAGTGAAATAGTTCCTGAAACCATGTGC
The Mesoplasma entomophilum DNA segment above includes these coding regions:
- the gatB gene encoding Asp-tRNA(Asn)/Glu-tRNA(Gln) amidotransferase subunit GatB; translated protein: MKNFEIIIGIENHVELKTKTKMFSSAPVSYGETPNTNVNETDMAYPGSLPTINKKGIELAIRACSALKMEIDTLVKFDRKNYFYPDLTKGYQITQQYNPIGKNGKLIINVNGVEKEVDIERLHMEEDTAKQIHKDDLTFIDYNRAGTGLVEIVTRPVLRSADEACAYVEKLREVLLFLKVSDVKMNEGSLRTDVNISIRPFGTEEFSNKVEVKNLNSISNIKRAIEFEVERQTKMMLNNQPIIQETRRFDDSTNSTVSMRSKSDALDYKYFREPNIMPIQLDENWVDECIKNSPELADIKRVKYTNEYKLSSNDANIILTSIEMTEFFEEAIKHTNNYTKVANILISDIQAQLNNENTSIDKMALSPVYLAEMINLVDQSVISSKHTKTILPIIMKDSSKSVMTIVEELNIKMISDENEITNLVNPIIESNIELLEQYNERPERVTKTIMGQLMKVTGGNVNPEAGMNIIVKLVESKLN
- a CDS encoding potassium channel family protein, translating into MAKKKSIAIIGVSNFSLSVIKTLVDKKQQVTVFDYDEDKLNLHLSEYEYGVDVVVLDSTNKMALTKNGIKAYDVVIVGVGTNIESGLMTVLNLIDLECENVIARARDEKHKRILTALGLSENQIILPDALAGNIVAARSMFNIDLDVDVQSIDEDFISTTLNVTNHNIFNKTILAAGLSTTKDFNIIQIRRKGKILLPDDYTELKEADDVVVFARTTVINELAEKIQGGAKDKKDVNDELVIFEELENDNNKNVNKSIDDKKKDDDLFDSTAADDLFDSIIFDDNVNETVDVLKLEKNKKSLKK
- a CDS encoding potassium transporter TrkG; its protein translation is MNGGNQMTSKRKRSDKPNWLKMSKDNQQKNKFDPQKAFFKLKTWWPLSKVSGRIFLIYLFIVLFGGFLLCIPGIVVNNDLNGYDFRWDYLTGIFTASSAFSDTGINIIDPSHDYTFWGQLILLILIEMGGIGVLTLKIILFIAINKKISLSDTVVAQSERGNDVKSSTIELIKDGFIFLTFVQLIAAGVLFFLFFFSEPASESLNQVIGANGTHSNPNLNVVSPYHNFMKSIWFAIFHSTSAINNAGYDLLSTNSLQPYNIEGHQAYAIQIVFLLEWVIGGLGYPTFHDIKRKLKARRVGQKVRFSLFTKLNFWVYSILFVVGPLLVFASEYSNQANSLIFNYYTYETDPLTQMPINVIVTQAKPGYAVAMDIIFNTTACRNAGFSTVPINDFNASSKTILSSLMFIGSAPSSTAGGIRTTTFAIIILSTWAVIRNKNYTSAFKKVIPAETVRRSFSVFFISVLILTIVIILIYFDSNAYLTPGVENGVAGELVQNQGDASIIQILTLITSAYGTVGMNPFTQHQMYNFGVLTKLLIILCMFLGQLGISNTLLAFIKPSRKTNFKYLEEDVTIG
- a CDS encoding bifunctional 5,10-methylenetetrahydrofolate dehydrogenase/5,10-methenyltetrahydrofolate cyclohydrolase, translating into MIILDGKKIALKRKKELALRISKYQNQGLRKPKLVVIMVGNDPASEVYVSHKIKVANEVGIDSQLLRFENNIKKEDLYNKINELNKDASIDGILLQLPLPIDFVEEDYLQAITPLKDVDGFHYINQGKMLQGYDTIYPCTPLGIINLLEEYNININNKDITLIGTSNIVGKPLGMMLLNKQATVTMCNKNTKDIKKHTVGADIIISATGKQFIITEDMIKNDAIVIDVGIIRDPITNKLVGDVDFEKVKLKASYITPVPGGVGPMTVITLMENTFVLYEKHISK